The following is a genomic window from Synechococcus sp. JA-2-3B'a(2-13).
CCCTATCGGGTCAACTGAGAACCGTCAGGGATCAGCTTCTCAACACCTGGATTAGCCTAACGGTTGAAAACCCGCTCAGGGAGTGGGGTTATCGTTTTGCCTCTCGACCGTCTGGGGCCGGTTCACCTGAGCATAAATCTCTGCTTGCTGCTGGATTTGCTCCCGAACTTGGGGCGGGGCCAGCCGGGCTGCTTGCTCAAACAGCTCAGGCGCTTTTGCCCGTAGGTTTTCATCGGTGGCGGAGCTGAGGGCTATGGCTTTGCCCAACACGGGGGTGAAATCACTGGGATCCGCCGCAATCAACTTGTCGTAGAGGACTACAGCTTTCTCAGTCTGGTTGTTGCGGGCGTAGACAAAGGCCAAGCGCAAACGCACATCATTATCTTCCGGCGCTTCTTCAAGATGCTTCTCCAGCAGGGCAATGGCCTCAGAGGTGCGGCCCAGGGTTAGCTGCACATCCACCAACTGCTGCAGCACCTGGCGATCTTTGGGATCCCCCTCGTAAAGGATCTGGAGCTGTTCTAATGCCCCTTCAAAATCCCCCGTATCCTGCTGGATTTCGGCCAAAAAGGCTCTCAGTTGCCGATTTTCGGGCTCCAGTTCCACCAGCTTCTTCAGCGGCTCAATGGCCCCTTGCGGCTCGTTCAATTGCAGTTGGGTGTCGATCAACCCCCGCAGGGCAATGGGGTTATCCGGCTCCCGCTCCAGCACGACGCGATAGCCGTCTGCCTGGGCCCGCAGTTGCTCGGTTACCAGGCTGGCCTCTGGAGATTCGGAAGGCCCGAGGGCCTGGAATAGCGGGCCAAAGGAGAAGCCCAAGAAAGTTACCGTGCCCACCACCAGCAGCAAAATGTTGAGGAGCTTGCGGGCTGGGGATTCTTGGGGTTTGGACTGAGGCATAAAGGGCTCGCGCAGAAGACTCCTCTGTACTCTATCATCGGCGCCGGGGCAGGCTGCGGGGTGAGGTTACCCAATACCCAAAACTTTTGAAAACAGCATCCAAGGGGAGGGCAATGCCGTACTGAATTTAGGTAGTGCTGAATCTTTTTGCCACCCCTCACTCCCTCTTAACCATGCGGATCACCTGTTACCCCGACAACCTCACCTTGGAAGCCAATCCCCTGCTCACGGTTCTGGAAAATCTGCTCAAGGCGGGGGTGCGCCATGTCCATGCCTGTGGGGGCAATGCCGCCTGTTCCACCTGTCGCATTCTGATTTTGGAAGGCAGCCAAAACTGCCGCAGCATGACCCCTGCCGAGAAGAGGTTGGCCCAACGGCTGGATCTTCCCGTGCATATTCGCCTGGCCTGTCAAACCCGCATCACCGGAGATGTCACCCTGCAGCGGCTGGTGATCGATAAAGCAGATGTGGAAGTAGCTCAACATCAATTGCAGGCCCATTCGGTCGGCAGCCAAGTCACCGCCGCCATTCTCAGCGCTTCCCTGCGGGGGACGGCCAACTTCGACGAGGAGAACTTTCCCTACGATGTTGTCTACACCTTGGGTCGCTACTTCGCCCAAATGGGGGCCTTGGTGCAGCAATATGGGGGAGTACTGGCCAACCAGAGCGGGCTGAGAAGTCTGGCTTTGTTTGGTCTCAAACAACCCGAGCTGGCCGTACAGCAGGCACTGCAGGCGGGATTGGCGCTTGGACAGTCGGTGGCGGAGTTGAA
Proteins encoded in this region:
- a CDS encoding tetratricopeptide repeat protein, with translation MPQSKPQESPARKLLNILLLVVGTVTFLGFSFGPLFQALGPSESPEASLVTEQLRAQADGYRVVLEREPDNPIALRGLIDTQLQLNEPQGAIEPLKKLVELEPENRQLRAFLAEIQQDTGDFEGALEQLQILYEGDPKDRQVLQQLVDVQLTLGRTSEAIALLEKHLEEAPEDNDVRLRLAFVYARNNQTEKAVVLYDKLIAADPSDFTPVLGKAIALSSATDENLRAKAPELFEQAARLAPPQVREQIQQQAEIYAQVNRPQTVERQNDNPTP
- a CDS encoding adenylate/guanylate cyclase domain-containing protein, with the translated sequence MLNLFATPHSLLTMRITCYPDNLTLEANPLLTVLENLLKAGVRHVHACGGNAACSTCRILILEGSQNCRSMTPAEKRLAQRLDLPVHIRLACQTRITGDVTLQRLVIDKADVEVAQHQLQAHSVGSQVTAAILSASLRGTANFDEENFPYDVVYTLGRYFAQMGALVQQYGGVLANQSGLRSLALFGLKQPELAVQQALQAGLALGQSVAELNRCLRQLSYPQVKLTLGIHYGPVLLLPLDPQDPQRLSAFGKSVQFATWLESVEDVSQGGEQSEEQSSRLLISAAVYRAVEGQLLQVEPLSVKPFPNAKPIRVYRVHPNPVSLPTGEEQAPEATKPEPLGWLEALREWLQAWSRF